Proteins encoded by one window of uncultured Bacteroides sp.:
- the purT gene encoding formate-dependent phosphoribosylglycinamide formyltransferase, with product MTKKILLLGSGELGKEFVIAAQRKGQYIVACDSYAGAPAMQVADECEVFDMLDGDALVRVVKKHQPDLIVPEIEAIRTERLYEFEEQGIQVVPSARAVNFTMNRKAIRDLAAKELGLKTAKYFYATSLEELKEAATKVGFPCVVKPLMSSSGKGQSLVRSAEELDHAWEYGCSGSRGDIKELIIEEFIQFDSEITLLTVTQKNGPTLFCPPIGHIQKGGDYRESFQPAHIDPAHLKEAEEMAEKVTNALTGAGLWGVEFFLSHENGVYFSELSPRPHDTGMVTLAGTQNLNEFELHLRAILGLPIPGIKQERAGVSAVILSPIASKETPRYRGLEDVVKEEDTYLRIFGKPFTKVNRRMGVVLCYAPVGSDMDQLRDKAKDIASRVEVY from the coding sequence ATGACAAAGAAGATTTTATTACTCGGTTCCGGAGAGTTAGGGAAAGAGTTTGTTATAGCAGCTCAGCGTAAAGGACAATATATTGTGGCTTGCGATTCGTATGCCGGAGCACCTGCCATGCAGGTAGCTGATGAGTGTGAAGTATTTGATATGCTCGACGGAGATGCATTGGTACGTGTAGTTAAGAAACACCAGCCCGATTTAATTGTACCCGAGATTGAAGCTATCCGTACCGAACGTCTTTATGAATTTGAGGAGCAGGGAATACAGGTTGTGCCTAGTGCCCGTGCGGTAAACTTTACCATGAATCGTAAAGCCATTCGAGATTTAGCAGCAAAAGAGCTAGGTTTGAAAACTGCAAAGTATTTTTATGCAACTTCACTGGAAGAATTGAAAGAAGCTGCAACTAAGGTTGGCTTTCCTTGTGTGGTAAAACCTTTAATGTCTTCTTCAGGAAAAGGTCAGTCTTTGGTACGCTCGGCAGAAGAATTAGATCATGCATGGGAATATGGTTGTAGCGGTAGCCGTGGTGATATAAAAGAATTAATCATAGAGGAATTTATTCAGTTTGATAGCGAGATTACCTTATTAACTGTAACTCAGAAGAATGGTCCTACACTTTTCTGTCCGCCAATTGGGCATATACAAAAAGGTGGCGATTACCGTGAAAGTTTTCAGCCTGCACATATTGATCCTGCTCATTTAAAAGAAGCTGAGGAAATGGCCGAAAAGGTAACCAATGCTTTAACCGGAGCCGGACTTTGGGGTGTTGAATTCTTTTTGAGCCATGAGAATGGAGTCTATTTCTCTGAACTTTCTCCTCGTCCGCATGACACAGGTATGGTTACATTGGCAGGAACACAAAATCTGAATGAATTCGAACTTCATCTTCGCGCAATCCTTGGACTTCCTATTCCTGGAATTAAGCAGGAAAGGGCAGGAGTAAGTGCTGTTATTCTTTCTCCTATAGCCAGCAAAGAAACTCCACGTTACAGAGGTCTTGAAGATGTAGTAAAGGAAGAAGATACTTATCTTCGTATATTTGGCAAACCATTCACTAAAGTTAACCGACGCATGGGTGTGGTGCTTTGCTATGCTCCTGTAGGATCAGACATGGATCAACTAAGAGATAAAGCGAAAGATATTGCTTCAAGAGTGGAAGTATATTAA
- the xylE gene encoding D-xylose transporter XylE: MSSKTKQAGLYLALLTLVATLGGLLFGYDTAVVNGAEKSLVDFFISKITTDSVYAVSMITQYKLFVSTVVLLVLAILSSQIFKLVGKTKGGITVAVLFVIAIIWMINYVSEAVPTDPTLVQGMADSIKGFVISSALIGCIIGGSISGFISNSLGRKKGLFICALAFCVSAIGAWNPDGFNVFGLNDAYSFVIYRIIGGLGVGLASALSPMYIAEIAPAETRGKLVSFNQFAIIFGMLVIYFVNYFIAKSGDAQWLTDTGWRWMFFSGIIPAGIFFILLFFVPETPRFLAMKGKDEKALSVLTNIVGAEEAKKELSDIKETLHEKSSPWLSYGWVVIIIGILLSVFQQFVGINVVLYYAGNIFRNMGANTDSSLLQTIVVGVVNLTFTCVAILKVDKFGRKPLMIIGALGMAISMILLGFTFYFQTVGMGSLILMLLYTASFAMSWGPVTWVLLSEIFPNSIRGAMSIAVAAQWMANLIISWTFPMMNDNKWLSGLFHQGFAYWIYGVMGLLAAFFVWKFLPETKGKTLEEIEKFWKK; this comes from the coding sequence ATGTCATCAAAAACAAAACAAGCGGGGCTATATCTTGCATTGCTAACCTTAGTTGCAACACTCGGAGGATTGTTGTTTGGTTATGATACAGCTGTGGTGAATGGAGCCGAAAAATCTTTGGTTGATTTCTTCATCAGCAAAATCACAACTGATAGCGTGTATGCAGTAAGTATGATAACCCAGTATAAATTATTTGTAAGTACAGTTGTTCTTCTTGTACTTGCAATACTTTCTTCACAAATATTCAAATTAGTAGGCAAAACTAAAGGAGGAATTACTGTTGCTGTTTTATTTGTAATAGCTATTATCTGGATGATTAATTATGTATCGGAAGCTGTACCAACAGATCCTACTCTTGTTCAGGGAATGGCAGACTCTATCAAAGGGTTCGTAATTTCAAGTGCATTAATTGGTTGCATTATTGGTGGATCTATTTCCGGTTTTATCTCTAATTCATTGGGACGTAAGAAGGGTCTTTTTATTTGTGCTCTTGCTTTCTGTGTTTCGGCTATTGGTGCCTGGAACCCTGATGGTTTTAATGTTTTTGGTTTGAATGATGCTTATTCATTCGTTATTTATCGTATAATAGGTGGTTTGGGTGTAGGTTTGGCTTCTGCTCTTTCTCCTATGTACATTGCCGAAATAGCTCCGGCTGAGACTCGTGGTAAGCTGGTTTCTTTTAACCAGTTCGCTATCATTTTTGGTATGCTGGTTATTTATTTTGTGAACTACTTTATAGCTAAGTCGGGTGATGCTCAATGGCTCACAGATACCGGCTGGCGCTGGATGTTCTTCTCAGGAATTATCCCTGCAGGTATATTCTTTATCCTGTTGTTTTTTGTACCCGAAACACCGCGTTTCCTTGCAATGAAGGGTAAGGATGAAAAGGCACTTAGTGTATTGACTAATATTGTGGGAGCGGAAGAGGCAAAGAAAGAATTGTCGGACATTAAAGAAACGCTTCATGAAAAAAGCTCTCCATGGTTATCTTATGGTTGGGTAGTAATCATTATTGGTATATTACTCTCTGTTTTCCAGCAGTTTGTAGGTATCAATGTGGTACTTTATTATGCCGGAAACATATTCCGTAATATGGGTGCTAACACAGATTCTTCTTTGTTGCAAACAATTGTAGTAGGTGTTGTTAACTTAACATTTACTTGTGTAGCTATTCTTAAAGTAGATAAGTTTGGCCGTAAACCGCTGATGATTATTGGTGCATTGGGAATGGCTATAAGTATGATTCTTCTCGGATTTACTTTCTATTTCCAGACTGTTGGTATGGGCTCTTTGATTCTTATGTTACTTTACACAGCTTCTTTTGCTATGAGTTGGGGACCGGTTACCTGGGTGCTTTTATCTGAAATATTTCCGAATTCCATTCGTGGTGCAATGTCTATTGCGGTAGCTGCACAATGGATGGCCAATCTGATTATTTCATGGACATTCCCTATGATGAACGACAATAAATGGCTGTCAGGATTGTTCCACCAGGGATTCGCTTACTGGATTTATGGTGTAATGGGACTTCTTGCTGCATTCTTTGTATGGAAGTTCTTACCTGAAACAAAGGGCAAGACTTTGGAAGAAATTGAGAAATTCTGGAAAAAATAA
- the xylA gene encoding xylose isomerase has product MATKEYFPGIGKIKFEGKESKNPMAFRYYDAEKVVNGKKMKDWLKFAMAWWHTLCAEGGDQFGGGTKQFPWNGASSAVEAAKNKLDAGFEFMQKCGIEYYCFHDADLVDPSDDIAEYEANMKAIVAYAKEKQAETGIKLLWGTANVFSHARYMNGAATNPNFDVVARAAVQIKNAIDATIELGGTNYVFWGGREGYMSLLNTDQKREKEHLAMMLTKARDYARAKGFKGTFLIEPKPMEPMKHQYDVDTETVIGFLKAHGLENDFKVNIEVNHATLAGHTFEHELACAVDAGMLGSIDANRGDAQNGWDTDQFPIDNYELIQAMMQIIRNGGLGNGGTNFDAKTRRNSTDLEDIFIAHISGMDVFARALENASALLNESPINKMVKERYASFDGGKGKDFEAGNLSLEDLRAYAVAKGEPTQVSGKQELYEAIVNMYC; this is encoded by the coding sequence ATGGCAACTAAAGAGTATTTTCCCGGAATAGGAAAGATTAAATTTGAAGGTAAAGAAAGTAAGAACCCAATGGCATTCCGTTATTATGATGCTGAGAAAGTGGTTAACGGAAAGAAAATGAAAGACTGGTTGAAGTTTGCTATGGCTTGGTGGCACACACTTTGCGCTGAAGGTGGTGACCAGTTTGGTGGTGGAACAAAACAATTTCCTTGGAACGGTGCTTCTTCTGCTGTTGAAGCTGCAAAAAATAAACTAGATGCTGGTTTTGAATTTATGCAGAAGTGTGGTATTGAATATTACTGTTTCCACGATGCTGACTTAGTTGATCCTAGCGATGATATTGCTGAATATGAAGCAAACATGAAAGCTATTGTTGCTTATGCTAAAGAAAAACAAGCAGAAACTGGTATCAAATTGCTATGGGGTACTGCAAATGTATTCTCTCACGCTCGTTATATGAATGGTGCTGCTACGAATCCTAACTTTGATGTTGTGGCTCGTGCTGCTGTTCAAATCAAGAATGCTATTGATGCAACCATCGAATTAGGTGGAACTAACTATGTATTCTGGGGTGGACGTGAAGGTTACATGTCTTTGTTGAATACTGATCAGAAACGTGAAAAAGAACATTTGGCAATGATGCTTACCAAAGCTCGTGACTATGCTCGTGCTAAAGGTTTCAAAGGAACATTCCTTATCGAACCAAAACCAATGGAACCAATGAAACATCAATATGATGTGGATACAGAGACTGTTATTGGTTTCCTTAAAGCTCACGGTTTGGAAAATGATTTCAAGGTAAACATTGAAGTTAACCACGCTACTTTGGCAGGTCACACTTTTGAACATGAATTAGCTTGCGCTGTAGATGCAGGTATGTTGGGCTCAATTGATGCAAACCGCGGTGATGCTCAGAATGGTTGGGATACAGACCAATTCCCTATTGATAATTATGAATTGATTCAGGCAATGATGCAGATTATCCGCAACGGCGGTCTTGGCAATGGTGGAACAAACTTTGATGCTAAAACTCGTCGTAACTCTACTGATCTGGAAGATATCTTTATTGCTCACATTAGTGGTATGGATGTTTTTGCCCGTGCATTGGAAAATGCTTCAGCTTTATTGAATGAATCTCCAATCAATAAAATGGTAAAAGAACGCTATGCTTCTTTTGATGGTGGCAAAGGAAAAGACTTCGAAGCAGGTAATCTTTCTTTGGAAGATCTTCGTGCTTATGCAGTTGCTAAAGGCGAACCAACTCAGGTTAGCGGTAAACAGGAATTGTATGAAGCAATTGTAAACATGTATTGCTAA
- a CDS encoding FGGY family carbohydrate kinase has translation MFLLGYDIGSSSVKASLVNAETGKCVATAFYPKTEMNITAVKAGWAEQDPQAWWENLKLSTKSILDESGVSAAEIKAIGISYQMHGLVCVDKDQNVLRPAIIWCDSRAVPYGQKAFEILGEDKCLSHLLNSPGNFTASKLAWIKQNEPHIYEKIYKIMLPGDYIAMKLSGEICTTVSGLSEGMFWDFKENSLAGFLMNYYGFDSSLIADIKPTFSNQGEVNAAAAKELGLKEGTPITYRAGDQPNNALSLNVFNPGEIASTAGTSGVVYGVNGEVNYDPQSRVNTFAHVNHTDEQTRLGVLLCINGTGILNSWVKKNIAPEGISYNEMNVLASKAPIGSGGISILPFGNGAERMLGNREIGCSIRGLNFNTHGKHHIARAAQEGIVFSFKYGIEIMEQMGIPVKKIHAGHANMFLSSIFRDTLAGVTGAVIELYDTDGSVGAAKGAGIGAGIYKDNNEAFATLDKLDVIEPNVAKCQEYADAYNQWKYRLEKSMSK, from the coding sequence ATGTTTCTATTAGGATATGACATAGGAAGCTCGTCAGTAAAGGCGAGTCTAGTAAATGCTGAGACTGGAAAATGTGTTGCAACTGCTTTTTACCCAAAGACAGAAATGAATATTACGGCTGTTAAAGCTGGTTGGGCAGAACAAGATCCTCAGGCTTGGTGGGAAAATTTAAAATTATCCACTAAAAGCATTCTTGATGAATCAGGAGTTAGTGCTGCTGAAATTAAAGCTATAGGTATCTCTTATCAGATGCACGGATTGGTTTGTGTTGATAAAGATCAAAATGTATTGCGCCCTGCTATTATCTGGTGCGACTCACGCGCTGTTCCTTATGGACAAAAGGCTTTTGAAATATTAGGCGAAGATAAATGTCTTTCTCATTTATTAAATTCTCCAGGTAATTTTACTGCTTCTAAGCTGGCCTGGATAAAGCAAAATGAGCCTCACATTTATGAGAAAATCTATAAGATAATGCTTCCAGGTGATTATATTGCTATGAAACTGAGCGGTGAAATCTGCACAACAGTTTCAGGGCTTTCGGAAGGTATGTTCTGGGATTTCAAGGAAAATAGTTTAGCTGGATTCCTGATGAATTATTACGGATTTGATTCTTCGTTAATTGCAGATATTAAACCTACATTCTCTAATCAGGGAGAAGTAAATGCTGCTGCTGCCAAGGAACTTGGTTTAAAGGAAGGTACACCAATTACTTATCGTGCAGGTGATCAGCCTAATAATGCTCTTTCTCTGAATGTATTTAATCCCGGAGAAATTGCTTCAACAGCCGGAACATCAGGTGTTGTATATGGCGTGAATGGAGAAGTAAACTATGATCCTCAATCAAGAGTGAATACTTTTGCTCATGTAAATCATACTGATGAGCAAACTCGCTTGGGTGTATTGCTTTGTATTAACGGAACCGGAATCCTGAATTCATGGGTGAAAAAGAATATTGCTCCAGAAGGTATATCATATAATGAGATGAATGTTCTGGCATCAAAAGCTCCTATAGGTAGTGGAGGAATTAGTATTTTGCCTTTTGGTAATGGAGCCGAACGTATGTTGGGTAACAGAGAAATAGGTTGTTCTATCCGCGGACTTAACTTCAATACACACGGAAAACATCATATTGCCCGTGCTGCTCAGGAAGGAATTGTTTTCTCATTTAAATACGGAATTGAGATCATGGAACAGATGGGTATTCCGGTGAAGAAGATTCATGCTGGTCATGCAAATATGTTCTTAAGTTCCATCTTCCGAGATACACTTGCCGGAGTAACCGGAGCGGTTATTGAACTGTATGATACTGATGGCTCTGTTGGTGCTGCCAAGGGTGCAGGTATTGGTGCAGGAATATATAAAGATAACAATGAAGCTTTTGCCACTCTCGATAAACTGGATGTAATTGAGCCTAATGTGGCTAAGTGTCAGGAGTATGCGGATGCATATAATCAATGGAAATACAGACTAGAAAAATCTATGTCTAAATAA